In Silene latifolia isolate original U9 population chromosome X, ASM4854445v1, whole genome shotgun sequence, the following proteins share a genomic window:
- the LOC141620153 gene encoding uncharacterized protein LOC141620153, which produces MENNFCLYDVQNQDKVKLVSHFLVKEADRWWTITRPSITQDPTFDWNHFKTLVETRFYPKELKQQKMKEFIEFKQGGLFVQAFTDKFNDLTHYAPKFVKDEDERVYFYRSKLNPKLESMVRRDSTTFVVVYDDALWAENSLKAIDDDAKSRSHSTSYRSNFHGKGPFAPSPSSNYANKRFVPRVQEPRVQEPRRQEPSGQVSQSSNNNLNLEKARKCFNCCVLMQNRRVVAYASRRLRVHEVNYPTHDLELAAVVHALKMWRHYLSGVHCHIYIDHKRKANVVADALSIKSIHFLSAIRVLPDDLCAEFHDATFKRFQSKLFEGKAKDYEIDASGYLRYQSRLYVPDAVDLRKRVLDEARLSLYSIHPGEDKMYKYLKLQFWWPNMKNDIVTYVWKYLTCQQVKIEHKRPGGLLQSLDVPLWKWESISMDFVMTLPKTVGGKDAIWVIVDRLTKCDRFIPIKETWSLDRLDSAYVEEVVLQVLRRQVSSRKSSKGRLEYLLLFYQDV; this is translated from the exons ATGGAAAATAATTTCTGTCTTTATGATGTCCAAAATCAAGACAAAGTGAAGCTTGTCTCTCATTTCCTTGTGAAGgaggccgataggtggtggactattACCAGACCTTCCATCACTCAAGATCCCACCTTTGATTGGAACCATTTCAAGACTCTTGTGGAAACTCGTTTCTACCCTAAGGAACTCAAGCAACAAAAAATGAAGGAGTTCATTGAATTCAAGCAAGGAGGCCTATTCGTTCAAGCTTTCACCGACAAGTTCAATGATCTTACTCACTATGCCCCTAAGTTTGTGAAAGATGAAGATGAACGTGTCTACTTCTACCGAAGCAAGTTGAATCCTAAGTTGGAAAGTATGGTGAGAAGAGACTCCACAACCTTTGTGGTGGTctatgatgatgctctttgggccgaGAATTCCTTGAAGGCTATTGATGATGATGCCAAGTCTCGCTCCCACTCTACTTCTtaccgttctaactttcatggcaagggACCCTTTGCGCCTTCTCCTTCATCGAACTATGCTAACAAGAGGTTTGTGCCAAGAGTACAAGAACCAAGAGTGCAAGAACCTAGAAGGCAAGAGCCTAGTGGACAAGTTTCCCAATCAAGCAACAACAACCTCAATTTGGAGAAAGCTCGCAAGTGCTTCAATT gttgtgttCTTATGCAAAATAGGAGAGTCGTTGCTTATGCTTCGCGACGATTGAGAGTTCATGAAgtgaattaccctactcatgatcttgAGTTAGCCGCCGTTGTTCATGCCTTAAAGATGTGGAGACATTACCTCAGTGGAGTTCATTGCCATATCTACatcgatcataaga gaaaggcaaatgtggttgccgatgctctTAGTATAAAGTCAATTCATTTTTTGAGTGCTATCCGTGTGCttcccgatgacctttgtgccgagtttc ATGATGCTACTTTTAAACGATTTCAATCCAAGCTTTTTGAAGGGAAAGCTAAAGATTATGAGATTGATGCTAGTGGATATCTTCGTTACCAAAGCCGCTTGTATGTCCCCGATGCCGTCGACTTGAGAAAGAGAGTCCTTGATGAAGCTCGTCTATCCCTTTATTCAATCCATCCCGGAGAAGACAAGATGTATAAATATTTGAAGCTTcaattttggtggcctaacatgaagaatgacattgtgacCTATGTTTGGAAATACCtcacttgtcaacaagtgaagattgagcataagagacccggagGTTTGCTACAATCCTTGGATGTGCCTTTATGGAAATGGGAGTCAATCTCCATGGATTTTGTTATgactttgcctaagaccgttggtggaaaggatgccaTATGGGTGATTGTGGATAGATTGACTAAGTGTGATAGGTTCAtccctatcaaagagacttggagtttagatAGGCTTGATAGTGCCTATGTTGAGGAAGtt